A single window of Lepisosteus oculatus isolate fLepOcu1 chromosome 29, fLepOcu1.hap2, whole genome shotgun sequence DNA harbors:
- the tle2a gene encoding transducin-like enhancer protein 2a isoform X3 produces MFPQNRPPAPLQPAPGSSAAVAAAAAAAAAAASGTPQSLKLTYPETLDRIKEEFQFLQTQYHSLKLECEKLATEKTEIQRHYVMYYEMSYGLNIEMHKQTEIAKRLNVICAQLIPFLSQEHQQQVVQAMERAKQHQLQAQHLSHHAQGLPLGAHPSGLQPPGLASLGGGSGLLALSGALGAQASLAAKEERAHLEAAAAAAAAEHHRDREPGPSSLANGDKSRPPPDYLSNGKKRKADEKEFLTDYGSDADKSDDNLVVDEDPASPRSVNSYSSRENGLDRLPLQRKDPPQASPASLASSSSAASPSHSKEPPPSEKSSTPGLKPGTPMPPGEASTPGPSSAPPQFRAVPGKPGVDPLALGLRTPLPVQGSYPPGAFGLPHPAVNGELGGAAGYAGLHLVSPQINGAAAVGYGRSPVVGYESPHSHMRVPGLPASMQTATSGKPAYSFHVSADGQMQPVPFPPDALLGPGIPRHARQIHTLSHGEVVCAVTISTSTRHVYTGGKGCVKVWDISQPGSKSPMAQLDCLNRDNYIRSCKLLPDGRTLIVGGEASTLSIWDLATPTPRIKAELTSSAPACYALAISPDAKVCFSCCSDGNIVVWDLQNQTLVRQFQGHTDGASCIDISNDGTKLWTGGLDNTVRCWDLREGRQLQQHDFTSQIFSLGYCPTGEWLAVGMESSNVEVLHVSKPDKYQLHLHESCVLSLKFAYCGKWFVSTGKDNLLNSWRTPYGASIFQSKESSSVLSCDISPDDQFIVTGSGDKKATVYEVIY; encoded by the exons gctCCTCTCCAGCCAGCCCCGGGGTCCTCGGCTGCGGTGGCGGCGGCagcggctgctgctgctgcagcagcATCGGGGACACCTCAGTCCCTGAAACTGACGTACCCCGAAACCCTGGACCGCATCAAGGAGGAGTTCCAGTTCCTGCAGACACAGTACCACAG ccTGAAGCTGGAGTGCGAGAAGCTGGCCACAGAGAAGACCGAGATCCAGAGGCACTATGTCATG taTTACGAGATGTCCTACGGTCTGAACATCGAAATGCACAAGCAG ACGGAAATCGCCAAGCGGCTGAACGTGATCTGTGCCCAGCTCATCCCCTTCCTGTCCCAAGAG caccagcagcaggtggTCCAGGCCATGGAGCGCGCCAAGCAG CACCAGCTCCAGGCACAGCACCTGTCCCACCATGCTCAGGGTCTGCCCCTGGGCGCCCACCCCTCAGGGCTGCAGCCGCCCGGCCTTGCGTCTCTGGGCGGGGGCTCGGGGCTGCTGGCGCTGTCGGGGGCGCTGGGCGCTCAGGCCTCGCTGGCCGCCAAGGAGGAGAGGGCGCACCTGGAGGCCGCCGCCGCTGCAGCCGCTGCGGAGCATCACCGAG ACCGCGAGCCTGGCCCG AGCTCGCTGGCTAACGGAGACAAGAGCCGGCCGCCCCCGGACTACCTCAGCAACGGGAAGAAGCGCAAGGCGGATGAGAAGGAGTTCCTGACGGATTAC GGCAGCGACGCAGACAAGAGTGATGACAACCTGGTGGTTGACGAG GACCCCGCGTCCCCCCGCAGCGTCAACTCCTACTCCTCCCGGGAGAACGGGCTGGACCGGCTCCCCCTGCAGAGGAAGGACCCCCCCCAGGCCAGCCCCGCCTCGCTGGCCTCCTCCAGCAGCGCCGCCTCCCCCTCCCACAGCAAGGAGCCGCCGCCG agcgAGAAGTCCAGCACCCCCGGGCTGAAGCCTGGCACCCCGATGCCCCCGGGCGAGGCCTCCACCCCCGGGCCCAGCTCTGCCCCGCCCCAGTTCCGGGCCGTCCCGGGAAAGCCAGGCGTCGACCCGCTAG CCCTGGGGCTCCGGACACCCCTCCCCGTGCAGGGCTCCTACCCCCCGGGGGCGTTCGGCCTGCCCCACCCCGCTGTGAACGGGGAGCTGGGGGGCGCCGCGGGGTACGCGGGGCTGCACCTCGTCTCGCCACAGATCAACGGAGCTGCGGCCGTCGGCTATGGGCGCTCGCCCGTG GTTGGCTACGAGTCGCCCCACTCGCACATGAGGGTCCCCGGACTGCCGGCCAGCATGCAGACCGCCACCTCAGGCAAGCC TGCCTACTCCTTCCACGTGAGCGCAGACGGGCAGATGCAGCCGGTGCCCTTCCCCCCTGACGCCCTGCTGGGCCCCGGCATCCCGCGCCACGCCCGGCAGATCCACACGCTGAGCCACGGCGAGGTGGTGTGCGCCGTCACCATCAGCACCTCCACGCGCCACGTCTACACCGGCGGGAAGGGCTGCGTCAAGGTGTGGGACATCAGCCAGCCGGGCAGCAAGAGCCCCATGGCCCAGCTGGACTGCCTG AACAGAGATAACTACATCCGCTCCTGCAAGCTCCTCCCCGATGGGCGGACCTTGATCGTGGGCGGGGAGGCCAGCACGCTGTCCATCTGGGACCTGGCCACGCCCACCCCGCGCATCAAGGCGGAGCTGACGTCCTCGGCCCCCGCCTGCTACGCCCTGGCCATCAGCCCCGACGCCAAGGTGTGCTTCTCCTGCTGCAGCGACGGCAACATCGTGGTGTGGGACCTGCAGAACCAGACCCTGGTCAG GCAGTTCCAGGGCCACACGGACGGGGCCAGCTGTATCGACATCTCCAACGACGGCACCAAGCTGTGGACCGGAGGGCTGGACAACACCGTGCGCTGCTGGGACCTGCGGGAGGGACGACAGCTGCAGCAGCACGACTTCACCTCACAG ATCTTCTCCCTGGGCTACTGTCCCACCGGCGAGTGGCTGGCTGTGGGCATGGAGAGCAGCAATGTGGAGGTGCTGCACGTCTCCAAGCCCGACAAGTACCAGCTGCACCTGCATGAGAGCTGCGTGCTCTCGCTCAAGTTCGCCTACTGCG GGAAGTGGTTTGTGAGCACAGGGAAAGACAACCTACTCAACTCCTGGCGGACGCCCTACGGAGCCAGTATATTCCAG TCCAAGGAATCCTCTTCTGTGCTCAGCTGCGATATCTCCCCGGACGACCAGTTCATCGTCACGGGATCCGGCGACAAGAAAGCCACCGTCTACGAGGTCATCTACTGA
- the tle2a gene encoding transducin-like enhancer protein 2a isoform X2, protein MFPQNRPPAPLQPAPGSSAAVAAAAAAAAAAASGTPQSLKLTYPETLDRIKEEFQFLQTQYHSLKLECEKLATEKTEIQRHYVMYYEMSYGLNIEMHKQTEIAKRLNVICAQLIPFLSQEHQQQVVQAMERAKQVTMGELNAAIGHQLQAQHLSHHAQGLPLGAHPSGLQPPGLASLGGGSGLLALSGALGAQASLAAKEERAHLEAAAAAAAAEHHRDREPGPSSLANGDKSRPPPDYLSNGKKRKADEKEFLTDYGSDADKSDDNLVVDEDPASPRSVNSYSSRENGLDRLPLQRKDPPQASPASLASSSSAASPSHSKEPPPSEKSSTPGLKPGTPMPPGEASTPGPSSAPPQFRAVPGKPGVDPLALGLRTPLPVQGSYPPGAFGLPHPAVNGELGGAAGYAGLHLVSPQINGAAAVGYGRSPVVGYESPHSHMRVPGLPASMQTATSGKPAYSFHVSADGQMQPVPFPPDALLGPGIPRHARQIHTLSHGEVVCAVTISTSTRHVYTGGKGCVKVWDISQPGSKSPMAQLDCLNRDNYIRSCKLLPDGRTLIVGGEASTLSIWDLATPTPRIKAELTSSAPACYALAISPDAKVCFSCCSDGNIVVWDLQNQTLVRQFQGHTDGASCIDISNDGTKLWTGGLDNTVRCWDLREGRQLQQHDFTSQIFSLGYCPTGEWLAVGMESSNVEVLHVSKPDKYQLHLHESCVLSLKFAYCGKWFVSTGKDNLLNSWRTPYGASIFQSKESSSVLSCDISPDDQFIVTGSGDKKATVYEVIY, encoded by the exons gctCCTCTCCAGCCAGCCCCGGGGTCCTCGGCTGCGGTGGCGGCGGCagcggctgctgctgctgcagcagcATCGGGGACACCTCAGTCCCTGAAACTGACGTACCCCGAAACCCTGGACCGCATCAAGGAGGAGTTCCAGTTCCTGCAGACACAGTACCACAG ccTGAAGCTGGAGTGCGAGAAGCTGGCCACAGAGAAGACCGAGATCCAGAGGCACTATGTCATG taTTACGAGATGTCCTACGGTCTGAACATCGAAATGCACAAGCAG ACGGAAATCGCCAAGCGGCTGAACGTGATCTGTGCCCAGCTCATCCCCTTCCTGTCCCAAGAG caccagcagcaggtggTCCAGGCCATGGAGCGCGCCAAGCAGGTGACTATGGGGGAGTTGAATGCTGCCATAGGG CACCAGCTCCAGGCACAGCACCTGTCCCACCATGCTCAGGGTCTGCCCCTGGGCGCCCACCCCTCAGGGCTGCAGCCGCCCGGCCTTGCGTCTCTGGGCGGGGGCTCGGGGCTGCTGGCGCTGTCGGGGGCGCTGGGCGCTCAGGCCTCGCTGGCCGCCAAGGAGGAGAGGGCGCACCTGGAGGCCGCCGCCGCTGCAGCCGCTGCGGAGCATCACCGAG ACCGCGAGCCTGGCCCG AGCTCGCTGGCTAACGGAGACAAGAGCCGGCCGCCCCCGGACTACCTCAGCAACGGGAAGAAGCGCAAGGCGGATGAGAAGGAGTTCCTGACGGATTAC GGCAGCGACGCAGACAAGAGTGATGACAACCTGGTGGTTGACGAG GACCCCGCGTCCCCCCGCAGCGTCAACTCCTACTCCTCCCGGGAGAACGGGCTGGACCGGCTCCCCCTGCAGAGGAAGGACCCCCCCCAGGCCAGCCCCGCCTCGCTGGCCTCCTCCAGCAGCGCCGCCTCCCCCTCCCACAGCAAGGAGCCGCCGCCG agcgAGAAGTCCAGCACCCCCGGGCTGAAGCCTGGCACCCCGATGCCCCCGGGCGAGGCCTCCACCCCCGGGCCCAGCTCTGCCCCGCCCCAGTTCCGGGCCGTCCCGGGAAAGCCAGGCGTCGACCCGCTAG CCCTGGGGCTCCGGACACCCCTCCCCGTGCAGGGCTCCTACCCCCCGGGGGCGTTCGGCCTGCCCCACCCCGCTGTGAACGGGGAGCTGGGGGGCGCCGCGGGGTACGCGGGGCTGCACCTCGTCTCGCCACAGATCAACGGAGCTGCGGCCGTCGGCTATGGGCGCTCGCCCGTG GTTGGCTACGAGTCGCCCCACTCGCACATGAGGGTCCCCGGACTGCCGGCCAGCATGCAGACCGCCACCTCAGGCAAGCC TGCCTACTCCTTCCACGTGAGCGCAGACGGGCAGATGCAGCCGGTGCCCTTCCCCCCTGACGCCCTGCTGGGCCCCGGCATCCCGCGCCACGCCCGGCAGATCCACACGCTGAGCCACGGCGAGGTGGTGTGCGCCGTCACCATCAGCACCTCCACGCGCCACGTCTACACCGGCGGGAAGGGCTGCGTCAAGGTGTGGGACATCAGCCAGCCGGGCAGCAAGAGCCCCATGGCCCAGCTGGACTGCCTG AACAGAGATAACTACATCCGCTCCTGCAAGCTCCTCCCCGATGGGCGGACCTTGATCGTGGGCGGGGAGGCCAGCACGCTGTCCATCTGGGACCTGGCCACGCCCACCCCGCGCATCAAGGCGGAGCTGACGTCCTCGGCCCCCGCCTGCTACGCCCTGGCCATCAGCCCCGACGCCAAGGTGTGCTTCTCCTGCTGCAGCGACGGCAACATCGTGGTGTGGGACCTGCAGAACCAGACCCTGGTCAG GCAGTTCCAGGGCCACACGGACGGGGCCAGCTGTATCGACATCTCCAACGACGGCACCAAGCTGTGGACCGGAGGGCTGGACAACACCGTGCGCTGCTGGGACCTGCGGGAGGGACGACAGCTGCAGCAGCACGACTTCACCTCACAG ATCTTCTCCCTGGGCTACTGTCCCACCGGCGAGTGGCTGGCTGTGGGCATGGAGAGCAGCAATGTGGAGGTGCTGCACGTCTCCAAGCCCGACAAGTACCAGCTGCACCTGCATGAGAGCTGCGTGCTCTCGCTCAAGTTCGCCTACTGCG GGAAGTGGTTTGTGAGCACAGGGAAAGACAACCTACTCAACTCCTGGCGGACGCCCTACGGAGCCAGTATATTCCAG TCCAAGGAATCCTCTTCTGTGCTCAGCTGCGATATCTCCCCGGACGACCAGTTCATCGTCACGGGATCCGGCGACAAGAAAGCCACCGTCTACGAGGTCATCTACTGA
- the tle2a gene encoding transducin-like enhancer protein 2a isoform X1, whose product MFPQNRPPAPLQPAPGSSAAVAAAAAAAAAAASGTPQSLKLTYPETLDRIKEEFQFLQTQYHSLKLECEKLATEKTEIQRHYVMYYEMSYGLNIEMHKQTEIAKRLNVICAQLIPFLSQEHQQQVVQAMERAKQVTMGELNAAIGVRGLPPLPATHQLQAQHLSHHAQGLPLGAHPSGLQPPGLASLGGGSGLLALSGALGAQASLAAKEERAHLEAAAAAAAAEHHRDREPGPSSLANGDKSRPPPDYLSNGKKRKADEKEFLTDYGSDADKSDDNLVVDEDPASPRSVNSYSSRENGLDRLPLQRKDPPQASPASLASSSSAASPSHSKEPPPSEKSSTPGLKPGTPMPPGEASTPGPSSAPPQFRAVPGKPGVDPLALGLRTPLPVQGSYPPGAFGLPHPAVNGELGGAAGYAGLHLVSPQINGAAAVGYGRSPVVGYESPHSHMRVPGLPASMQTATSGKPAYSFHVSADGQMQPVPFPPDALLGPGIPRHARQIHTLSHGEVVCAVTISTSTRHVYTGGKGCVKVWDISQPGSKSPMAQLDCLNRDNYIRSCKLLPDGRTLIVGGEASTLSIWDLATPTPRIKAELTSSAPACYALAISPDAKVCFSCCSDGNIVVWDLQNQTLVRQFQGHTDGASCIDISNDGTKLWTGGLDNTVRCWDLREGRQLQQHDFTSQIFSLGYCPTGEWLAVGMESSNVEVLHVSKPDKYQLHLHESCVLSLKFAYCGKWFVSTGKDNLLNSWRTPYGASIFQSKESSSVLSCDISPDDQFIVTGSGDKKATVYEVIY is encoded by the exons gctCCTCTCCAGCCAGCCCCGGGGTCCTCGGCTGCGGTGGCGGCGGCagcggctgctgctgctgcagcagcATCGGGGACACCTCAGTCCCTGAAACTGACGTACCCCGAAACCCTGGACCGCATCAAGGAGGAGTTCCAGTTCCTGCAGACACAGTACCACAG ccTGAAGCTGGAGTGCGAGAAGCTGGCCACAGAGAAGACCGAGATCCAGAGGCACTATGTCATG taTTACGAGATGTCCTACGGTCTGAACATCGAAATGCACAAGCAG ACGGAAATCGCCAAGCGGCTGAACGTGATCTGTGCCCAGCTCATCCCCTTCCTGTCCCAAGAG caccagcagcaggtggTCCAGGCCATGGAGCGCGCCAAGCAGGTGACTATGGGGGAGTTGAATGCTGCCATAGGGGTACGTGGCCTCCCCCCTCTGCCTGCCACA CACCAGCTCCAGGCACAGCACCTGTCCCACCATGCTCAGGGTCTGCCCCTGGGCGCCCACCCCTCAGGGCTGCAGCCGCCCGGCCTTGCGTCTCTGGGCGGGGGCTCGGGGCTGCTGGCGCTGTCGGGGGCGCTGGGCGCTCAGGCCTCGCTGGCCGCCAAGGAGGAGAGGGCGCACCTGGAGGCCGCCGCCGCTGCAGCCGCTGCGGAGCATCACCGAG ACCGCGAGCCTGGCCCG AGCTCGCTGGCTAACGGAGACAAGAGCCGGCCGCCCCCGGACTACCTCAGCAACGGGAAGAAGCGCAAGGCGGATGAGAAGGAGTTCCTGACGGATTAC GGCAGCGACGCAGACAAGAGTGATGACAACCTGGTGGTTGACGAG GACCCCGCGTCCCCCCGCAGCGTCAACTCCTACTCCTCCCGGGAGAACGGGCTGGACCGGCTCCCCCTGCAGAGGAAGGACCCCCCCCAGGCCAGCCCCGCCTCGCTGGCCTCCTCCAGCAGCGCCGCCTCCCCCTCCCACAGCAAGGAGCCGCCGCCG agcgAGAAGTCCAGCACCCCCGGGCTGAAGCCTGGCACCCCGATGCCCCCGGGCGAGGCCTCCACCCCCGGGCCCAGCTCTGCCCCGCCCCAGTTCCGGGCCGTCCCGGGAAAGCCAGGCGTCGACCCGCTAG CCCTGGGGCTCCGGACACCCCTCCCCGTGCAGGGCTCCTACCCCCCGGGGGCGTTCGGCCTGCCCCACCCCGCTGTGAACGGGGAGCTGGGGGGCGCCGCGGGGTACGCGGGGCTGCACCTCGTCTCGCCACAGATCAACGGAGCTGCGGCCGTCGGCTATGGGCGCTCGCCCGTG GTTGGCTACGAGTCGCCCCACTCGCACATGAGGGTCCCCGGACTGCCGGCCAGCATGCAGACCGCCACCTCAGGCAAGCC TGCCTACTCCTTCCACGTGAGCGCAGACGGGCAGATGCAGCCGGTGCCCTTCCCCCCTGACGCCCTGCTGGGCCCCGGCATCCCGCGCCACGCCCGGCAGATCCACACGCTGAGCCACGGCGAGGTGGTGTGCGCCGTCACCATCAGCACCTCCACGCGCCACGTCTACACCGGCGGGAAGGGCTGCGTCAAGGTGTGGGACATCAGCCAGCCGGGCAGCAAGAGCCCCATGGCCCAGCTGGACTGCCTG AACAGAGATAACTACATCCGCTCCTGCAAGCTCCTCCCCGATGGGCGGACCTTGATCGTGGGCGGGGAGGCCAGCACGCTGTCCATCTGGGACCTGGCCACGCCCACCCCGCGCATCAAGGCGGAGCTGACGTCCTCGGCCCCCGCCTGCTACGCCCTGGCCATCAGCCCCGACGCCAAGGTGTGCTTCTCCTGCTGCAGCGACGGCAACATCGTGGTGTGGGACCTGCAGAACCAGACCCTGGTCAG GCAGTTCCAGGGCCACACGGACGGGGCCAGCTGTATCGACATCTCCAACGACGGCACCAAGCTGTGGACCGGAGGGCTGGACAACACCGTGCGCTGCTGGGACCTGCGGGAGGGACGACAGCTGCAGCAGCACGACTTCACCTCACAG ATCTTCTCCCTGGGCTACTGTCCCACCGGCGAGTGGCTGGCTGTGGGCATGGAGAGCAGCAATGTGGAGGTGCTGCACGTCTCCAAGCCCGACAAGTACCAGCTGCACCTGCATGAGAGCTGCGTGCTCTCGCTCAAGTTCGCCTACTGCG GGAAGTGGTTTGTGAGCACAGGGAAAGACAACCTACTCAACTCCTGGCGGACGCCCTACGGAGCCAGTATATTCCAG TCCAAGGAATCCTCTTCTGTGCTCAGCTGCGATATCTCCCCGGACGACCAGTTCATCGTCACGGGATCCGGCGACAAGAAAGCCACCGTCTACGAGGTCATCTACTGA